One part of the Lycium ferocissimum isolate CSIRO_LF1 chromosome 8, AGI_CSIRO_Lferr_CH_V1, whole genome shotgun sequence genome encodes these proteins:
- the LOC132066212 gene encoding uncharacterized protein LOC132066212: MDKASRTVFFVVAFFLIISCVGKTNLEDEGKCKTRADCHMKCEFGLPTCVGGICVCLATKTYSTSQIGETCKTKDDCLINCKGGIPFCVEARGLVHVFDHGDSGPISGN, encoded by the exons ATGGACAAGGCTTCAAGGACTGTGTTTTTTGTAGTCGCCTTCTTTTTGATCATTTCATGTG TGGGAAAGACTAATTTAGAGGATGAAGGT AAGTGTAAGACTAGAGCAGATTGTCATATGAAATGTGAATTTGGGTTGCCAACTTGTGTTGGTGGGATTTGCGTATGCTTAGCAACCAAGACATACTCCACCAGTCAAATAG GAGAGACATGTAAGACTAAAGACGATTGTCTTATAAATTGTAAAGGTGGAATTCCATTTTGTGTAGAGGCTAGGGGACTTGTACATGTATTTGATCATGGAGATAGCGGTCCAATTAGTGGCAACTAG